The Mercenaria mercenaria strain notata chromosome 1, MADL_Memer_1, whole genome shotgun sequence nucleotide sequence catactattgttaccacagttatggcttttccatgaacaggctcaatcaaaccgagcctgcaacattttcgtttttgtcgtgttgagcgacctgtgaagtttccacttttctctattttatagtatttgttctatatggaatatagagaaacatCGTGTGTGTTCAACTTCTCCCACACTATAagcctgatttgattcaaactttcaaagaTGAACAACCttaatgtgcagatgaccataaaggaagaaaTTTTTACTCTGAATATTTTTCTGCAGTTATGGTcctttgataatttttgctatatGTAATATAGAGAAAATTCTTCTGTGTTCAAACTCCCCCACATTATTAACCTTTTTTAAGGATCTTTTTCTTTGAGTATTTTACTACAGTTAtgtcctttgatagtttttgctatttATAGGATGACACAGTATGTGAGGGCATTCACGTGCTACGAACACCATtctagttttaaaacaaaattatgttattGGCTGCAGGATAAAAAGAATATTGAGCTTCAGTCTTTctgaacttaagtttatccaGCTCGTCTCCTGAAAGTTTATCCCCTCGGCAAGCCTGGGCAGGACAAACTTTTCTCAAAATTACTGAACAAACTGAAGTTTAAAAGGTACGTagcctaatattctctatttgtTTGTGTATGTTATAGACGTTAAGAGTGTCTGTGTATGGTACAGATCTTAAGTGTTTCcttttgaaaatattgacatAAAAGCAATTTAAAGCTATATAAAGTACGCGAGATTGATAATTACTGgtaaataagatttaaattatTTACTCAATATCAAAGTATACCTTTCCCCTTTCTTTCATGAGTATTGTTCTTGGTTGTCCATATTACAGCTAAAGTTAAGAATATAATCATTGTGATTACTGAAGCTGAACCAATCTTCCTATGAATATTCAGAAAAACAGACGATCGTTTTACTTTTCCCATgtttacagtttcttttttaatCTCCTCAAGCGCTTGTACAACTACTTCTCCTGTCCTAAGTTGGGTTTGTTGTATATCACATAACGCCCGACTTTGCTGAGTGCCGGTTTCTGCTAAGGTCATActgatttgatttattttatcagcAAGTTCTTTCATCCATACAATTAGTTTATCTCCATCTTTGATCTTTTCTAACTCTTGTAGTGATGCTTGCTTGTCTACAAACCCTACAATATCTGGATCTTTAATTGCGTCACTGAAGGCATCGAAAGCTCTTGCTTTTTCATTAGGTGTTACCTGAAGCCTACTGAGATTATGAGCGAAGTACCGATTTCTGGTATCTCTTAAATGCTGAATTACAAACCTACGAACACTAAACGCGTTTTTGCAATTACACCAGATGTTGCATGCAAATGAAAGATCGGCTAAATCAACTGGCTGATTTGCCGAGCCTTTCGGCAAATATATTGCAGCTATGCTTCTAAAATCCATTGGCCATTTCCAGGACTCTATTTCGTCCCAAGATTCAAAAGGTATTCGAGTTGTTCTCGCCAGGTACTTCTTCCATTCCTTACACGTGTTACACCAACTGTAATATAAAAATACTGTAAGATGTACATTGTCCATCTTTTACTAAAATATGTCATCTATAGacatttactttaaatgtaaaaaaaatcaccatCAGATTGTATAACTATTACTGGTGTATATAGAGatatattcataattaaatttcATGCAGTAAGAGTCCAAATTATGaatgttaaaatacatgtattcagtGTGTATTGCTTTAAATTTCTGTATAGTACAGTTAATAACTTAAACTTTtgtgtttaaataaattatatgtagtAATTGTTTATACTTTCAAACATGAATTTTGGTTTCTTTTatactttaaaattgaaatatatattcatcACCATAGTCATTTGATAGCTCTTCAGATTATATTAATTGGACTATTATTATATACAATTAATTGAAGCTCGTTAAAAGGTAAAATTCTTCACTTTAATtctaataacattttctttttgagGTACTTCTCTGAATAGAATAAGTGCGTGTTCATCTGAATACGAAATGCATGCAATCAGTCATTCGACTGTTAATCGCATGCATTTAGTTATACGGAGCAAATTTAATCGAACAATATATTAACCGACTATGAATAACTATTTGACacgataaaaataatataatcaaGCAAGGAGCTGCGTTTTCAAAACTCAAAATCATGCTCCCTGGTGTATGACCAAGATGGTGTTTCATgaagtttaaaggtgaagatcatctgagggtcaaggtcatctatattaAAGTCAGTTTGTAgttcttgccacaaggtttgttgtGTGTGAGTATGAACTGCAATGGGCCATGACATGGGCTGCAGGACCAAATACGTTTTATTTTaaggttttaattttgaaattgaaggtCATAATCATGTCAGTCTATGTCTTTTATATAAAGGTCTGTATGTAAGTCATGCCACAAGTATTATTGAGTGTGAGTAATAACTACATTGGGTCATTTGTGTAGTTTGAAGCTGAAaagtcatatgagggtcaaggtctcATATCATATATATCAGCTTGTAGGTCTTGCCTCATGTTTGTTGTGTGCGAGTATGAACTTAACTGACTTATTTATGTTGGCTTTATGACCAAAATGGTGTTTACTTTGGTTTTATGTTTGaaagtgaaggtcatatgagggtcaaagCTATCTATAAATCGGTCAGGTTGTAGATCTTGCTACAAGGCTTATTGAGTGTAAGTATAAACTAATTCGGGTCATTTAGGTGGGCTTTAGAACTAAAAATGTTGATTaataaggttttaagtttgaaggtgaaggtcataatATAAGTGTCAATGtcatctatatacatgtataggtacGTTTGTTGGTCTTGCCacaattaatataaactaaattgggtcattaatgtggtcatatgagggtcaaggtcatctatatagcTCAGTTTGTAGGTCATGCCACAAGGCTTGATGAGTTTGAGTATGAAGAGTATGAACTTAATCGCtccattaatgtgggctgtaggaccaaTTACTGTTagttaaggttttaagtttgaaaatgaaagtcgTATAAGGTCAACTACATATGTCTTAACACAAGGCTTGTTGAGTGCGAATATGAACTAAAATCAGTTGGGCTGTATGCTATCTGGTTCGTACGACCGAATAAAGGGATAGACGgtcagttcaaacactatatgcctttgtcagtttgtaggtcttgcctcaaggattgttgagtgtgaaTATGAAATCatgtgggctgtaggcaatctAGTTcgtacggatggacagacggacaaatgGATTTTGTTAATTAAGGTTTTAAGATTGAAGTTTAAGGTAAAATCcatttgtccgtctgtccgtcagccACTGCAGAGTTCTTGGccgttaaatgttttaagattcaTAAAACAAAGTAACATTTAGAAGGATCTACATGAAACTTTAAATATAGACCACTATATGGCAGAGTTTTTTCCTTTTGATCAACAAACCAATTTTGtaggggatataaattcactgaatttgcttgctTAGTTTATTTTGCAATAACTATGTCTAACAGCAACATACAGATGTTCTTATTTTTATATCACTAAAACATGTATAAGGAAACGTTTGAAAGACCTTTACAAAGGACCACAATGAAAGAATAGCATGTACTTACGAATTAACATTTTTCCCGAACTGTAAGCTGCATTGTGATTGACATGGCGGGTATCCTCCCAGCACTTTGTAGATATTCTGATGAGTTCTCTTAACGCCATTTTCTGTGTATGGTTCTAACAATTTTCCCACGTACGAAAGTCCTTTATATACCACAACAAAATTTTGGTAATCCTCGTCACGATCCATTTTATAACGTAGATGAATTGCAATGTTGAAGTTTCACACCTATGGAAACGGGTCGCAGTACTTCAGGTTTAATTTGTACATTTCATAATTTGTCAGTTTTACAAGAACTGAATTGTTCTCTTATGTGACGACTGCCCAACAAGAGTTGGAAACGAAATAGTTCATTTATATCGAATCACTAATTTGTCCGATAAATCATGCTTTTTaggtgttattatattttcagatcGCAAACAATTCACAATGCGACAGAGATCACAGCGTGCATTTGAACATCAAGAACTCGGTAAAGCAACAatcaataactttatttttacatatataccCTATATCATATTCccgaaaaacaaaataaaaagataatctTGGTGAATGAACAAACATATCTCTAATTGATCTATAATTTATTACGCTAAGCTAACACTTAATCTATAATTTATTAACACTGAATACCCGATGACATAACAAAGACAAATCAATGCTTGTGttctatttgtaatatatataattatatttattaccTGTTTGTGCACTATTGTTAAAGTTTGAtactatttatttcataatatttaattttataaataagcGGGTGCTCACCGACCCCTATTATGCCAATGACGGGGATGATAAAATGGGGTTACCCATATTGGGCCTGAAAAAATACATCTTTGTAAAGAACAGGCTACAAAACAACGAAAGATACGAGCCTGAAATGCACCATTTGTATGTGTTTAAAGAATTATGTTCaacataaatgacatttcttCTCGAAACAGGTAACTGTATTTTCATTCAACTAATTTTATCATTTCCCTGTACATATTGTTCGTTGaataacttaaaatatttcaaatgaagaTGCCGATTACAGTAACAGAGCAAGGGCTGacagaggacagcaatgctcgactttTAAACAGACTAacacaaaagtcgaaaaaggggaataattttgtagaaatgcaaaacagagttatgaaatcTATACAATGCATATCAACTCATTACAGTGGACCATTTTTGAAGTTTCAACTCATTCTCATTAGTAGGTATCGAGATACTAAGTCAataaaggggcatagttttgtaaaaaaaaaaaagcaaaaaagagttatggaacctgtgcagtgcaagTCAGTTTATCGCCGATAAGTGTGAAGTTTCCATCCATTCCCATAAAGTGACTTGAAGATAGCTAGGCAGTGTTAGATTAACAATGACATTGAAATGTCAACAGCAATGTTTTAAAATGCCGATCCAGCCAGATAAGCGTtactttatacaaatgtatatcactTTTCATGGCCTATATTAAAAATCCTTTTACTTAAGGACATACTAATTAGATAAGCCACAGAGTATTTGAACATCACTTCAAAAATGTGGACCCATTTTATTCTAATTTTCCTTTTTCGACAATGTCTTACAGCTGATTCCGCAAAGTTGTTTGAATTTTTGTCGGATAACGAAGTaaaaaacagtgattttcttGCAAATGCAATAAGAGACTATACACTCATCCAGTACCTTGTTGAACGTATTGAGAATATCGAACGTTTTGCGGAGAAGGAACATGAAAACAATCTTATTTTGAAAGAGCGCGTCATTCAACTTGAAGCTTGAGACAGACAGCGAGAAAAACAGCCGAGATTCAGAAACGATGTGAACATCTGGAATCGAAATTGGGACAAGACATGATTAGTAGAAGATCCAATGAGATTGATACACCAGTGAACCAAAATACTTTCAGTCGCCATGGTAGCCATTCTGATGACGATATATTTCAATTCAAACAATTGATGCCGCCACACGAACATAACTACGCAAACAAGCACAGCATGATGAAGAAAGCAAAGCATACTTGTGGTGTGtggtattttttgtttattcttttatatttggACAGTCAAATACTGATACAGTCGGTGAATCGAGTGCTTATTACCCAACCATTCATAGCCATAGCAATGTTTATAAATAACGATTCTCAGTGATGCAGAAAACGTTTTACTTAGGTAATCAAACCCTAGGCAGCTCCGTTTAAGTGGGTTTTcactattatatttattttttgtgcaATCTTTCAAGAAACTTTTGCGACAGAGTTCGAATCTCACGTCTAGAGGAGGGTTCAACCTTTGCTCTGGACAaccatgtttttatattttaggtAGTGGTGATTACAGGATACTCacaggtattttatttttttaggtaGTGATGATTACAGGATACTCACAACTGTGAACGAAGAACCAGTTGCTTTCTTCGCAACGCTCAGAAAACATATGGTCAACACAGGGGTCCATCAAGTTATTCCTTTCGAAAACGTCATCACAAATGTTGGCAATGGC carries:
- the LOC123545670 gene encoding complement C1q tumor necrosis factor-related protein 3-like, producing the protein MISRRSNEIDTPVNQNTFSRHGSHSDDDIFQFKQLMPPHEHNYANKHSMMKKAKHTCGSDDYRILTTVNEEPVAFFATLRKHMVNTGVHQVIPFENVITNVGNGYNPHAGDFRAPATGIYIFSVSLMTYHDSTSGDYAIRRNGTVVSSMYLRGETGSQTVVYELNKGDDIAVICIQAKDESLWGHG